CTAGTTATGTAGATCATGTCATTTATTTCTAAGGAAAGAATATGCCTATACACAGATCCACAAAGTGTAAGGAAGCTATCTGCTGTCAGCAGACTAATTTTCAACAGCACTGTCCTGGGGCATTCTTCCTTTAACACTCCTCAGATACAGCAGTAAAAACTGTGGGTCAGACAAGTTGTGCTGGCTGTCATTGCTTGCTTGGATGCAGCAGCTTTTCTAGATGTCTCTCGCCTACATCACCACATGACAAGATTATGGATGTCACATGAGGCATAGCCTCAAAGAGAAACAGTTAACCTCTCATTTCTTAAGACAGgccatttaattatttgttcAACATCTCTACCAGCACAGTAAAAAACTTTACAACAGTCTTTTCCCATTGTTTTTTTAGACTGGTAAGTATTCTTCACATACTTCTCCAATTCATTAGGTGTTCTTAAACAAAATCTATGCATCTAGCCAGGTATTTTATCCTTTGCTCCAACCCCTTCAAATCCCATCATGTTTCAAGATCCACTAAGATTAAATTTCCTATTACTATTATAGTAAAAGGCAGTATTTCAGTCTTTGCTATATCATTCGTTAACTTGCTTCCCGTATTTGGTTCTCAAGTAATGGATCTGTTATTTTACTGCCTCCTTCCCTTACTTTGGTTTCTAATGATTTATAGAACTTTACCTATTGCTCTTCACATCCTGTGACAGCCCATCTTGCATCTCAGCACTTCTGCCTCAGTCTTcacaatcatagaatgccaggttggaagggacctcaaggatcatctgccCCAACCTTTCTAGTACTACTATAGTTCATATGAGAttgctcagcaccctgtcaagctgagacttaaaactgtccagtgtgggaGAATCTACcgcttcccttgggagactattccaacATTTGATTctcctcatagtgaaaaatttacctcgtGTCTAATTGGAAtcttcccaggagcaacttgtgcccattacctcttgtcttttccatgtaactgcttgtaaacagggagtttccatcttcttggtagtcaccctttaagtactggaacactTGTAATAAGGTCTacctgaagccttcttttcccaaggctgaacaaacccagttttctctgcttctcctcacaTAGCAGgccctccagtcctctgatcatccttgtggcccttctcgggaccctctccagcctgtctacaTACTGTTTGTAGAGCGGGgatcaaaactgaacacaatactccaggtgtggtctgacaacCACCGAGTGGGATGATGCCTTCgttatctctgctggtgatgcccttgttgatgcagcccagcatcctgttggctttctttgccactgcagcacactgcctGTACTGCTCtatttgtacttttaaaaattactttggacTTTGAGATCACCATGTCTACCAGTGGTGGTACCAATACTGGCAATATCTCGTATTTCCACTGCATCCAATTATTTTGCCATCATCTTCCATTTGTCTTCTTTCAGTACATAGGGTACTTTCATAACCTTTTCATTGCCTGGATAGTAAATACCTTTGACATTCAAATAACTTGTCGCTTACACTTGAAATCTGTTCAAGTCTTAACCTTCTTACTGCTGCACTTACTAGCTTCATCCATAAACGAAGAGTTCACAGCTTTCAGCACTTTTACTCCCattcatttctattttattagCTGTTCCTTAGTAAAAGTATTTGCCTTATTTACTTTCTTTGAGAGATCAGGGCAAATTAAGAATGCTATTACTAAGTTCACACTGCTTCTATTAGTTAGCTGAGCTGCACTCATTCATCTCCACCCAGTTTTATCTATGCATGTCCTGCCTGTGACATTACCCTTATTCTCACTTTCTCAACTTTTAGCCACTGTTAAACTCCAACTGTCACATATGCCTGACACATACAAAGCATAGTacttctttgccttttcctaGTCTTCCTGAAATGCAATATCCCCTCTTGATACTTCAAACTAATGCACACAGTGATTGATTATTCAATTCAGTTGGCATTTAACGCCAAGCTTCTAATACTTCAGAGAATGAATAAATTGCCATCAACCTCAGGAAGAATGGTGAAGAAAAGGATTTACAAGGtagtatatttttcttgtttatgcTAGATTTCTAGAAGGTAAGAATTCAGAAAATCCTGAAAGTATACATGGCATACAACTTTGTGTGTATATTTGCCATTACAAAGCAAGGAATTGCAAGTGTTGTGCCATGCCTGTTGAATCACTGATGTGTGCATATAACCATTTACTCTTCAGTTTCTAAGAGATCATGCTTCTCATAATAGAGAAATGACAGCTCCAGGAACTGAAACACACTGTAACTCTGAAGCTTCTCCAGAATTACAgaacagtaacaaaataaaagcctaGATATgaactgaaagatgaaaaagctTCACtgacaaaagggaaaaaagaagttcttcctttttAACAGAAATCCTAGTACCTATAAATCGTGTTAAAGCCTAATATTTTTGTCTAAGATTTGATTGAAGACTAAGGACTTCACCTGTAAAAATCTAAATATCTATTCTAAAATTAGTATTggtgtgttttgatttttcaaacTACTGATAACCACACAAAAAATCAATGCATGTAAGCCAGTTCTTGGCCTGTTATCTGACATAGCTGACCAAAATATGAACTGTTTTATGAATTGGCTTCTGATATTCTGATATGACACTTCATCATCTGGGAAGAAGTCAGGCTTTTGCTAGCAGGAAGACATACCTTAAGATGGACTAAATAAAAGGTCTACTTCCATGCAGAGGATCCAACTattaaagaattaatttcctttatcaCATAGATTAGGAATAAAGTATTAAGCAAACTAACAGCTTAATATGAATAAATACGTTCTTTACTCTAGTTTAGTTATTTCATGTATCTCTGAAAAATATTAGGAATCAtatgtttttcattctttatgATAGTATGTTTCATATGCAGTAAAAAgacaagacaagaaaaaaggggCCAAAAAAGtgagacaaagaaaatgaaacgTGAGAAGAGTGAGCCAAGTTAGCTGAGAAATTTGGTATTGTACAGTTCTCACCTTGTCgttaagcctggagaagtcAGTGTATCGTCTGAAAACCACCCAACTTTCTTCTGGACTTCTTTTTACCAGTATTTTGTACACCtgtgcagaaaaacagaagtatcAGAAAAATGTGCAGAACTTAAGGCTGCAGTGATTGGAAAGCTggtatttatttcttaatgaaaaaaaacctcatcgattaaaaaaaaaatccttaattgGATTaaatgcccccccccccaattatCAGTACAaacaatataaattaatttcagaattcaGTTTCTGTAATTCCTAAATACATTGAACTATTTTATGTCTGTAAGAAACTGTAAAAACTGCATCCCAACTCTTTCCCAGAAAAAACCCAAGTCTCAGTTATCAAAGAGGTAAGTGAAGTATATTCTAGTGATCTACTTTAACCTGTGCTGAATTACAGTTTTACTCATCAATCCTTGAGGCCCATCTGTTTTTAAGATGGCTGTAATAATCAGTAACTGAGTGTTATATTGTTTTAAGATGTCTCATCTGACTTGACTCACAAGGAAAAGTGGTGCAggataaaaataacattttgctttgcttccatTTGTTTTGAGCATTAGGTTTTGTATTTCCAGGTGAATATGACCACTTGCCTAAATAACCACATCAGAACAATTATACTGAAGTAATGGATTCTCTGAATCATGATTGAGCAAGGCAACAACACAGCAGTGCCATTCTGCTATTTAAAGGCAAATGGATAAATacaacattaatatttttttttaactaattacCTTTTCAGAGGACTTATATTCAAATGTCTGAATACAAACAATCTACCAGCACATAATTTCAACTAAAATTATTAACTGGTGTCTAGTAAAGAAGGATTCTCATATCACAACTTTGTATTTCCAACACAAGGAAAGAGGCTCTGTACTGGGTTAGCTTTCCCAGTTTAGGTGTTccctagtttaaaaaaaataaaatacaaggaagaaaaaggtaaTTTTGGAATCACAGTGATAAACAATCCCTTATAGTTATTTAGCcaaattctatttaaaacattttcgAATATGCTACACAACAAAATCTTTCCCAGCATGTCAAGTTTTCACAGCAGGTTATCTTAgctgataaaattatttttcttgttgtaGTCCCAGATAAGGTAACCCCACTGCTAGACAACTTTTGTACACATGCAAGACTGTTTTTAGCACTTTTGTATACTATATTGAACTTGCAGACAATTACACAAACTGCAGATAACTATggtgcaaattaaaataatttttcagcaaaTACTTCTTACCtactttttaaacacaaaattcCACTttcaagcagcagcatctgtggAAGTCATGGACTGTGATAGAAGCAGTATTTCAGTCACTAACAAAAAgctattatattttaaaagtcatgcTGTGAGACACGCCTCTGAAGCCagcattaaaatgtaattcttcTGCCTTGCATTTTCTGCATAAATGTTTGTCCAAATGTTTTAGCTTTCTTGTAATACCAAAAGCATaaaaagagttttattttatgaaaattgtGAAGACTCTTTGCTTGTACACAGCAAAGCATCAAACAAGAGGTTTGGAATATGCTTGCTGATTTACTTGCtgattagtattttattttttcattctgctaAAAGTTTTGCAGAGACATAGCTTACAAACGTACATGTGAAAAAATCCAGCTAGTTTGACCCTCACTGTGAATGGTTTCCAAGCAagtaacagacaaaaaaaaaaagtcttcacaAATTATGGTCATAAGAAAAGCAATGAGATCATGATTGCTGGccacaaaaaccaaaaggtCAACCTGAAACAAACATCCTTGGTTTTCTTGCCAAAGTTGAAAAAAGTCTGGgttgtagtttgttttttttcaatgaaggattaccaaaaaataattaataatcaAGATTTGTAATGAATAACAAGAAAAACTAGATAATTACAAAACTAGTTGTCAGCTCCTTCACACAAGGTTTTCACAAAAAACTACAAATTAACAAATTCAAGTAATGCAAATCAATCCTGAATTGCCTTATTccacaaatacaaaatattcaATGAAAAGATGCCAATTAGTAACAATCTTCAGCTGACTCAGCATCTCATAACGATTTCCAGTTGGCTTAAAACAAAGTGCTAACTGAACATTTCAGGACTGTCAACTCACTGAAACCAATTGCTTACAAACAGAGATGTTTTTCAGTCTAGGCTTTTTCTGCCATAGGCTTCAGCAGCCACATGCTCCAACATGCACTGACATTTAACTCCTGAAGTTAGTACATTACCCAGGTTTTgtaattcagatttttatttttgagaactATGAGATGCTAGCAGTAATAAAACTTCACCAACTGAGTCTCCTCTTTTTACAGATTATTTCAATTTACTTTCCACTGTCTTCCATCTCACTGATTTTGCATTGCTCAACCAAAACTCCTAGCACTAATTACATGATAGTTTTAATGCACAATAGCAAGCTTATTGTCAGCatgcaactgaaaacaaagttaATTATCTGCTTTCAGAAGCAAACATAGCAACAGAAGGGAACTCAGAAAGATCCAAAATGCAACCAAGCATTTTAATGATGAAGAACATTTAAGTTGTACTGTAACCTGGTCTCctacataaaatgaaaactttaaCTCCTTGTTTTAAATATAGTGAAAAAGCATCCAACATGCATACTGGAATATGCCTTGGCATATTTTCAGTCTAACCTCTGTCAACATAAAAAGTATTTAGTTTTTAGAATATTATTTAAAGGAACCTCTTAATctacatgtaaaaaaaataaaaagtagcatTATTCAGGTCTCTGCAAAAAGGACTTCATTACTTTACTAGTAATTGAAGTATCACAAAGGCATTAGCTTCCACAgttttgtaatatttaaaagtaGGAGAAAAATTTATCCTCTGTTTCCTCCTCAGCTATTTGTGAATAATGTTAATCTCGTGAAGTAACACAgtaagtaggaaaaaaagacttACATTGCTGAATTATCTCAAAGAAATGGTTCAACTGTATCCACAAGAACAAATGCACACATGCCTTAATGTATTTATAGGATGTAAAAAACTGAATTGCCAGCTACAgtatattttgagaaaaatcaatacaaatcAGTTAAGCTGGTGTTCTGTCATGAGATGCTGCATACGTGACACCTAACTGTTATTTTCAGAACAGATTAACCCTTCCTAGAAACTAAGCCTAGCAATGCAAGAAGTTGTAAACTACATGTATgcactttaattaaaatactgtatgtTTTTAATGTCTGTAAAAGTGAAGTATCAGGGTGtcttataattaatttaaaataaaagactacatttttaaagacattcAACTATCCAGAACTTCTAGAAGTCCAGTTTCACAAGAAATTTTAACTTTGCAAGGAATTCCTAACTTTCCTAGTAGAAACTGATGCCAGAAGTAAAATTAATCCCTTCTATTACACGTACGCAATTACAGGAAAGCCTGTTTCTGAGTCTCAATTTTCCCACCTGTATAATGGGAATGATATTTTCCTGTCAGAAGGCAGTTTTTTGAAGTTAAATTTGCATTTGTAAAGTGCTCCAACATCCCTGAATGGTGGGATTAATTACTGAAAGAGAATGCAAAGCACATTCAATTGTTATCTTGTCATTACAGGATGAATTATACCATCCCCGAAACTTACAGTGAATTTTGCCCTTTCCTCCATCACCTCATAACCCAGTATAGTAGGTGTGGACGGTCGATCCTCCCAACTCCTGGAATCTGTATTCTGCTCTATTTCTTCTACGGGTTGAGTACAGTACTCTATGGATGTATCCATACCAGTAAATTTAGTCCTAACAAGTGAACTACTACATACAGATGACGTAGAACCAAGCTGGTCAGGCACGTTCATCTTTTTAAAACTACCAATTGTAGAGTCCTCCAGCTGTCCCTTTGAGGAGCTGGAACTCGTTGAGATGCTTCCAAAAGAAGAACTTCTTTGGTTTCTGTTTGTAAAGCTGGATGATGAATTTCCAATAGGAATAGGAACAGGAACATATGGTGTTGCCATCCTTCATGAAAAAAGCCTCAGTTTTTGGTCCAGGAGTTTAAGGTTCATTCACTGTATAAgccatgttttctttccttttcaagaACAGTATCTGCAGTGAAGGACAGAAAATACTGTTGTAGTTTTTAAGTGAAAGCAACGCTAAGATACTGCTTTGGAATAATTTGTATCAGCAGTGAGATGGTAGGTAGCAATACTGATGgtttaacattttttcacaaGGAATTTGGCTTCATATAAATTGTTGGACAGCTTTACAGCAGTTCTGTGTCTTTCACAgctattaaaatgtaaattacagAAAGTTAAAGTAAGATTACAtaagaataaattttttttgtcatttttgaTTTAAGTGCTACTTTGTTtgactgaaaaagcagcaatttttaGACATTGAAGAAGCTGGTGTAGTTTCAGTGGCTGATTTATATAACCAGTACAAAAGCTTTTCTCAGAATTGCTTCTGAAGGACAGCTGGTGCAGACTACATGAGCCAAACATGCATGCAACAGTATAcattacataaaataaaagacaacaCAGTTAACAACTTAGGTGAAAACATATTTGAATATATTACATATTCACTGAAGTATAATGGATCAGTTTTCAAAGCgaaatgttttttcaaaacaactCTTGTTCCACGTACTGCTGCAGACATTTGTAATGACATTAACTGGGCCCATTTTCTGTAGCTTGAATTGGAGCAATTAAGTTTTACAAGCATGCACATCAAAAGCAGTGTTGTAATAGCAGCTAGTTTTCCATTCCAGcacattaaaatggaaaaaaacaagttaagggaaaaaagataaagaaaagatTTGATACTTCTTCTTCAAGGAAACAATTTCAAGCCAAAATTACTATGTTGTGAGCATGTGTGTacacttctaaaaaaaaaaaaaagggcaaaagaaGGACAGAATACTTAATAGTATTTAATACTTAATACTATTTAAATACTTAATACTTTTAGGACAGCAGTATCATACTGCCAAAAAATCTCCTCCTTTTAACAAAGTACCCTAAGCAGTATTCTTACAAGATGCAAATTAGATGCCATCTTTTTGGATTAATAGGATTTGAGTCACCACCCATTTCACCCAAGAGTACACCAATCAACTTTGAGGCTGCAGGTTGCTGTGAAATGGGAAACCATCAACTGattcacatacacacacacatatatataaaatcaatCATCTACAGGAGTAAAAACCAAATGAGTTTCCTAATTGCCAGGGTGAAGTGATGTTTGCATTCTGTTGCTCTAAATAAATCTTAGCAAGCATgaataaggaaataaatatgaagTGAACCAGAAtcaacatgaaagaaaaacgttcttaaaataattccttgaatgaagaaaaaaaccaaacttccTCATCCTCTCACCTACACAGGGAAATCTTCACACACTGTATGTTAGAAAGCTCAGGGAACTTGACCAAAGAGAACAATTTCAAACTTACAGTGCCTCCGAGAGAGTACCTCTGCTTCACTAAGGGGTGAGGTGAGGCTGGATACTAAGCAGAACCAAAGGGAGCAGAAAGGTCAGTATCATAAACCCCTGTTTCTattgcagcacagccctgtgcttGTTTGTGTGACTTAACTCCACGTGTCAGACAGATGACCTGCTTCAGCCTCATGTAATTTGAAAAAGTCAAGTCACACCTGTCTTGGAGACAAGACATCCTCTTGTAGCTAGACTAAGATTTTCCCACCTTTATCTCAATAAGTGAGATTTTCTGccttaaacaataaaaatagtattttttttaattgaggtAGAAATATTGAGACATTAAGTATTCTCTGGTAGATTTTCTCTACCAATATTCTAGTCTGTACAAAATACCAAACAAGGAACTCCTTTTGCCCTTGACACTTAGGTGACTCTTTCATGTTAGCAGCATAAGAAACTGGAAGCAACCCCTTAAAAGAATGCCCCCCCACCCAGCTATGTTCCTGGGAGGTGTGGGAATCCCTGTAAACAGAAGAATCCAATTGAGTCCAGATTTGCAACAAATCAAAGGATctgtaaataataattaaaagtgGTTATCATATTCTGCTGCATGACTTTATGAATCTGAACTAGGAAAGGAAGATAAGTCCATATCTCAGGGAACTTAGTGAAGTTCACTCAGGAGTTGGAagtttgaggagaaaaaagcccGTACTTTTCATCActtcttagaaaaaaagaaaaaaaagaagccattttTGCCAGTTGCAGTACTTGTGAACAGTGTCTTTCTagaagaacttctttctttcaagtGAAATGCCAGTCAAGAACTTACTATTGCGAGCTTACATATTTACTACTACTCTTAAATGAACAGGCATTACTGACAGTCTGTACCTATACTGGCAACCAAAACAGCTCTACATGAACAGACCTGTAGAATAAAGCACTTGGTGTTAAGAACCCAGTAACTGCACTGCATATGCTTCAGCAGATTTTATGTCAGACTGGCTATAATTTGGTACCACTGACTGAATGATTATTAGCAGCTGGACTGCATTAGGTCTGCTTCCAGAGTGCATTTTCTGGTTTAGTTTCTTTTGCACTCTGCAAGACCATCCTAAATTGTGAGCCAATGCATATTAAATGTTGATGATCACAGTATTTGCTTCTAAAGAACATTCTTGACTCAAACTAACACAGTAAACACACCCATAGATAAATAAATGGGATTAATTCTACCAGTATCTCACCAATTCCTAACACTCAGAAGTAATGTAAGTATCAGTGAAGTAACAAAAATGCCAGGTCAAGTGAGCAAAGGGTATACAATTTAATCTGAtacctttccttctttttctgttttcttgacaAAATATATCAGACTCATAAAAACAATCTTAAACTGTAAAAGTGTAGAAATTTTCAAgtatgtaaaatatttacatgccATAAAATGCAATAGGgtttaaaattacataatttGCACTCTGTGAAGGCTAAACACTAGAAAAAGAATACAAAGCTCAAATGAGGGTCACAACCTTAGGACTCAAACTTTTTCTAAGAATACAGAAGTTTACTGCTAATTCATGCAacaaaagggaacagaaaatttaataaaaaacactttAAGATAAACCATATCACTCTTTGCTTACAACAGTGCAGCAAGAGGGAAGATTTAAGTGCACGGTCTGTTAATACCCACGCTTCACTACAGACTGGTCTGGCATGTCACTGCATTAAACCAGTCGAATCATTGCACCACAAAAACTTTCTGAACAAACAGATGGCTCATGACACGCAAGAGATAATCAAGCAACTGCACCCTGTTTCTTGTGTAGATACATACTTGCTTTACTTTTTCTAAGAAATTTGTTTCCCGTTAAAAACCCGTATTTGGTCTAGTTTGATTCCCAAGTGTAAATTAAGAATGCTGTTAAGAACAATGCGTTGATGAAACGAAAAGAACATCTGCTCAAGTACAGAACTGCTAGATCTGAAACAGGATAGGACAGAGTCCCAGGAACACTACAGTCACATGCTACAAAACTGCATGACACCAACTTACCCTACCGGGTGTTTACAACAGCCACCTCCCTTTTTGCGGTGAAGCAAATAGGCTATAATAAAACCACTTTAAAAGGGTTTGCCTCCAGCTTGCAGCTATCGCAATTCCAAACCCTTTTAAGCTAATGGTTTGTGTGCTCAGTGAGAAACATGCAAGCCGCACGATTCAAGGATAATagataagaaacaaaacaatcctTACTTAACAATTCTAATTGGATTTCGAAGACTTTCAGCTATGCAATTCTGTTTGTGATCTGGTTACATACATTACTGTCTCTGGACAATGCAGCCAGGCTGACCTCTGCTGTACAGGATTTAAGCACTACCATGGAAAGTCAGCTGAAGAACCAGGGGAATTTGACAGATAAATTGCCGGGTTAGGTtttataaagctttttaaaaatactaattgtGTTAGTATTGCGTGTCAACCAAGTTACTTAACAACGTAATTCACCTGTTTAGGCACTCAAAATTGGGGCCTATTTATCATACCTCGTACATAAACACACCAAAGCACAGAGAGgagggcaagtcctgcctggaGTCTGTTCCCCGATTAGAGGCAACTGAAAGAAACTTCCCCCCCCGCGTCCGCAATCCCAGAGTAGGATGTGCTGACGCTGCCTACCTCTGTGACTTAATGGTTCTGCAACAGACGAAAACCAAGGAAAGTCTGCAGCTATCGTTCACTCGGCCACCGGCACGGCCCTGGGGCAGCGAacccggggcgcggggcgggccgaGCCGCCGGGTCGCTGCGGCGGTGCCGGGTGCGGGGCACGGCTGCGGAGGGGACGCGCCTCCCGCTGCCTCCGGGCCGTCACGCTCGCAGAACCGCCGCTTCCCGCCGCTTTACGCCCCCGCCGGAGcggcggccgggcgggcggtACCGGAGGGGCCGACCCCGCGCAGCTGCGCGGCCCGGCAAACCTCGCCGCTCACACAGCCTGGGAAACCAGCAGCTCTCCCGGCAGCGCCGGCTGAAGAGCCGCCCTGAGGTGAGGCGCCGCTTcccgcccgccctgccctgcccggggaAGGGGGGTCCCGGCGCCCCAGCCACGCTCCTCGCGGCGCCCCCCGCGCCGGGACGGCGCAACCGCCGCAGCCGCCTCCGCACAGGTGCGCGGGCGCTGCGCCCCCGCCCGACGCGGCGAGGACGCGGCAGGGAGCAGGGCGGGCCTGCCCGGCGCGGGGCTCCGCCGCCCCGGCCACCCCAGcccgcgctccccgccgccTGACCCGCTCGCTTCCCACGGCACCTCCCGCGCCGCTCGCCCCTTCctgccgggcgggcgggcagggaggCGAGGGCGAGCGCCCCCACTCACCTCCTCGCCGCCGCGCtcgcctcccgccgccgcgccgccaCCGGGGCCGCCCCTccccgcggcggccccgccTCTCGGGGCGCGAAGCCCCGGCCcgggggcggggagcgggctGGTACCtgcggcgggaggggcggcgGAGGACCACAAGTCCCGGCGTGCCTCGCGCCCCGGGAAAGCCTTCATTTCCCGGCAGGCAGCGCGAGGCGGCTACGGCGGGCGCGCAcgggtggtggtgggggggggcaCCACCCTGCCGCGTTGCATTTCGGGCGCTGTAGTTCTGCGGGCGCAGCGGTGCCCGCCCCGAGCTGTAGTTCCGCGGGGCTGGGCGCTACTGAGGGCAGCGGGTGGCTGGGGCTCCGCGGTGGCCCTCGGCGGCGGTACGCCCGCATGTGTCCCCCCGGCggctcccggggctgcgggcggcggggagggaggaGCGCGGCGGGAAGCGGCCCGCGGGCAGGCCGGGAAGGCGGCGGGTCTCAGCCCGCGGAAACCGCGGGAACCCCCGACAAGTGCGGGGTGTCGACGTGTGTCACGTCACAGCACCAAGTCCTGCTGCAGGGCCGGTGTCTTCTGTGGCCGTGTGAGGGGCGTCACCGTGGGGACCGCGTGAAGTGTCACGGGTAGAAGTGACCCGTGACTTGGCGGGAGTCGGGgcgggggagaggaggagggaatcGCTGTCCTTGAAGAGCGGTGGGAATGAAACAGCATCTCGCCATCTCATAGTGACCTGTGGACACCATGTTCTGGAGAAAACGAGCACCTTTTGTGTTTGActgtgcattttctttaaataatgcCATGGGTATGTCGCACAAAAGTGTGATACCGAGGGTTTCTGAGGAAGCCTTTCAGTCGAGTTTTCATTCCAAGGTTACCACGCACCCGGCTTTCTGTTAGATGCTTCCAGAAAATAGTGCCCCTCCCGTTCAAATAAACCTGGTCTCTT
This Apus apus isolate bApuApu2 chromosome 2, bApuApu2.pri.cur, whole genome shotgun sequence DNA region includes the following protein-coding sequences:
- the SNX16 gene encoding sorting nexin-16 isoform X2; amino-acid sequence: MATPYVPVPIPIGNSSSSFTNRNQRSSSFGSISTSSSSSKGQLEDSTIGSFKKMNVPDQLGSTSSVCSSSLVRTKFTGMDTSIEYCTQPVEEIEQNTDSRSWEDRPSTPTILGYEVMEERAKFTVYKILVKRSPEESWVVFRRYTDFSRLNDKLKDMFPGFRLALPPKRWFKDNYNPDFLEDRQLGLQAFLQNLVAHKDIANCLAVREFLCLDDPPGPFDSLEESRAFCETLEETNYRLQKELLEKQREVESLKKLLNEKQLHIDAIERRISSDKENHEACWSGSLAEKSVPEIEVAEVAYSTDEE